Proteins found in one Planococcus citri chromosome 2, ihPlaCitr1.1, whole genome shotgun sequence genomic segment:
- the LOC135837584 gene encoding uncharacterized protein LOC135837584, translating into MANNRKFIFYISFHCAFMALFLILRIRNADSQKVRFATRFRNFSVASETDSMYLINMTIFQHGMEHRLAVYMNFTKNIVSKNIHVIVQRCTYERFSCEYFQTWKFNENIKAILYMKNQIWTPIFQNLTPRLTFPVVQKGIYRANNATLNTDALMLFYSEAAKYYFKAEGILYDKDEKKAGIVFFEVGVFEYVERNRKQDKG; encoded by the exons ATGGCTAACAAtaggaaatttatattttatattagTTTTCATTGTGCATTTATGgcattatttttgattcttcgaattcgaaatgcg gattctcaaaaagttcgtTTTGCTACAAGATTTCGAAACTTTAGCGTGGCTTCTGAAACAGACAGTATGTATTTGATAAATATGACCATTTTCCAACACGGTATGGAGCATAGATTAGCGGTTTACatgaatttcaccaaaaatatcgTATCAAAAAAC ATACATGTCATCGTGCAACGTTGCACTTACGAAAGATTCAGCTGCGAGTATTTTCAAACGtggaaatttaatgaaaatatcaaagctATCTTatacatgaaaaatcaaatctggACTCCGATATTTCAAAATCTAACGCCAAGGTTAACTTTCCCCGTTGTGCAGAAA GGCATTTATCGAGCCAATAATGCGACTTTGAATACGGATGCTTTGATGTTGTTTTATTCGGAAGCTGCGAAGTATTACTTTAAAGCAGAGGGGATTCTTTACGATAAAGATGAAAAGAAAGCTGGCATTGTATTTTTCGAAGTAGGAGTTTTCGAATACGTTGAACGAAATCGTAAACAAGATAAGGGATAG
- the LOC135837583 gene encoding lysosomal-associated transmembrane protein 4B: MIFKSPIKFSDPVCNLKSINQWKCFGCCHVRTATIIVGLWHLAIHIMGFFLFVVATYIVPTYYCDSPTLTTLPLMRNRDSDLTVQRVKHDYDGYSDLQSISTANESKVWMLMSALSLVATVSLICGATKKKSPLILPFFFLQIFDILFDITIIGVYFVMSSSITEFFGELYNAPFQQFVLHFGFYQKIVFTCAYILLALFIKVYLVCIVYLCYRYLTNYLKYSQDVLLQTNAGSPNNLVK, encoded by the exons ATGATATTCAAATCACCCATTAAATTCAGCGATCCTGTTTGTAACCTGAAATCGATCAATCAGTGGAAGTGTTTTGGTTGTTGTCATGTTCGAACAGCCACTATCATCGTTGGATTATGGCATCTT GCGATTCACATCATGGGATTTTTCCTATTCGTCGTTGCAACCTATATAGTTCCTACTTACTACTGCGATTCCCCAACACTAACGACATTGCCACTGATGAGAAACAGAGATTCTGATCTAACTGTTCAGAGAGTCAAACACGACTACGACGGATATTCTGATTTGCAATCGATTAGCACTG CCAACGAATCGAAAGTTTGGATGTTGATGAGTGCATTATCTCTCGTAGCTACGGTTTCGCTGATCTGCGGTgcaacgaagaaaaaatcaccTCTCATTTTGCccttcttttttcttcaaatattcgATATTCTGTTCGATAT AACCATCATCGGCGTATATTTTGTTATGTCGTCGAGTATTACGGAATTCTTCGGTGAATTGTACAATGCCCCATTTCAGCAATTCGTTCTCCATTTCGGATTCTATCAGAAGATCGTTTTCACTTGCGCGTATATTCTGCTCGCCCTGTTTATCAAA GTGTACTTGGTGTGTATCGTTTATTTGTGCTACCGATATTTGACCAATTACCTCAAGTACAGTCAAGATGTGCTTTTACAAACGAACGCAGGAAGCCCGAATAATCTCGTTAAATAA